The DNA segment GATAGCCGTACTTATCGACCAGTTTATACTTACCAGTTTACaggtgggacacttccttgactctttcctattggaagtgaacttcatatgttggaaattggactcacccctcaccctttttggacaggctccttgaaaattcctattggatttgttcaacaagggtgctatagagttcgattcccattacattaagttcatttcaagGAAGACAGAGTCTATAAAGTGTTCCAAAGCTGTGAGAAGTCCTGGGGAAAACGCTGGaactgtttgctgttttttaaatagtttattCCAATCAGTGGGCCTTCCGTTACCGTGTTTCGAGAAGTGAATATAGTTCTATCTCCTTTCATTAATTCATAGTTTTACAGTAAAGTGGCAAGTTTTCATTGGTACttcatgaaatttaaaatatagtAACCTATTCAAAATTAAGTTAAATTAATGATATgaaaaaataagttaaatCCTTTTCCAATAtttgacaaacaaaaacagacaatCTCTTCTAAGCTTTTAAACCTTAAAATCACGACTTAATCATTATAGTTTCTAGACAATATTCTACGCTCAGGTAACAGTTCTTCGATGTTTTCAGTTATATAAATGCTTTTATATGGTTTTTTAACTGAAAAAACAGTTGCTAATCCAACTGGTCCACTCGAACAGTTTCACTCTTTCAACGTACGTTTCCGAAGCTCTTCGGCAAATTCTTCCGGGTGAGCTGTTTTCCGGTGGGACAGCTGTTTGTTCCTCGTGTTGAACCGTTCCGAGCAGTACTTGCAACCGTACAGCTCGTCGCCGGTATGATGAATAGCGATGTGTTCCTGCAAGTAAAGCGAACACAATATCATATTGCGAACAATGATTCAAACCCCAAACTCCCCACTATCATTCTTACCCGCATGTGATGTGGCCGTTTGAACCGCTTGTGGCACCGTTCGCATTCGAACCGGCTCTCCTGGTGCGCCCGCCACATGTGCCCGTTCAGTGCGTTCTGGTTGCGGAACGATCTCCCGCACTCGGCGCACGCCACCGGCTCCCCGTCCTGATCCGAGTGCATACGCCGCACGTGCTTGGTGAGGCAGTACTTGTCCATCAGCCACGCCTGGCACAGCTCGCACTGTACCTTGCTCTCCAGCCGGCTACCCGCGTGCACCTTACGGTGCGTGTCGAAGCTCTGCTTCGAGCGAaacactcgcgcacacacctCGCACACGTGCTTCTCTCCCTCGCCATGAACCGCGACCAGATGCTTGCGCAGCGAGCCCTGGCTGGCCAGCACCTTGTCGCACTGCGGACACGACACCGAACCGTGCGCCACCATCACGTGGGCGTTCAGGTGGGCGCGCGAAACGAACGCCTTCTGGCACGTTTCGCAGGGAAAGGAACGCTCGGCGGCCGCTGCGTGGACCTCCTTCAGGTGTTCCTTCAGCACCTTGCTGGAGGAGTAGCTTCTCGCACACTGCTCGCACCGGAACGCGTCCGGATTCAGGTGCAGCTGCAGATGCTCAATCATCCAGCACTTTTTGACGATCTTCTTGTTGCAGCAGCGCAGATAGCCCGCCACattgtgctgctgccggtaGTGTTTGCCGAGATCGCTGAAATCGGTCAACGGTGCCGAGCAGATATCGCACGACAGTTTGTAATGCTCGAGGACCATCTGTTCCGTGCTGGGGTTGGTTTCCCTTTCCTTTGCTGCACTTGCATCGCTAGCTGCCGGCTTTTTCGTACTGCTCGTTGCTGCTCTTGGTTTAGCTTTGGTTTTTGGCAATTCATCGATGGTGTCTGGCTCGGGTGAGGACTGTTCGCTTCTAGAATCTGGTGGAACATATTCCTGATCATCCCCGTCTTCATTCTCCtcatcctcctcttcctcatTCTCCTCGTTATGCACATCGTGTTCCTCCTCTTTGATACCCCAACGTTGATGATCCACGTCGTCTACCGTTTCGATGGTCATCGCGATTGGCACGCTCTTCCTGTCGACGCTTTCCACACTGTTCTCCGGACGAGCTTCACTGGATGGATCGGGACATACCACTATTTCTTCCAAAGTTTCCTGTTTGAGCTGTCTGTTAAGCAGCTTCGCTCTCAGCTGCTCCTGATTGCGGGCTACACGTTCCGCGTAGTAGTAAAAATCTTCTATAATTTGTCTGCACCGGCCACAGATAAGGCCGCTCGAGTCGGACGGGAACGTTACCTATGCGTTAAT comes from the Anopheles coluzzii chromosome 2, AcolN3, whole genome shotgun sequence genome and includes:
- the LOC120961096 gene encoding transcription factor grauzone-like, which translates into the protein MENPDRVCHFCLEGSDLSALNDEELMVKINRIFYFEVTFPSDSSGLICGRCRQIIEDFYYYAERVARNQEQLRAKLLNRQLKQETLEEIVVCPDPSSEARPENSVESVDRKSVPIAMTIETVDDVDHQRWGIKEEEHDVHNEENEEEEDEENEDGDDQEYVPPDSRSEQSSPEPDTIDELPKTKAKPRAATSSTKKPAASDASAAKERETNPSTEQMVLEHYKLSCDICSAPLTDFSDLGKHYRQQHNVAGYLRCCNKKIVKKCWMIEHLQLHLNPDAFRCEQCARSYSSSKVLKEHLKEVHAAAAERSFPCETCQKAFVSRAHLNAHVMVAHGSVSCPQCDKVLASQGSLRKHLVAVHGEGEKHVCEVCARVFRSKQSFDTHRKVHAGSRLESKVQCELCQAWLMDKYCLTKHVRRMHSDQDGEPVACAECGRSFRNQNALNGHMWRAHQESRFECERCHKRFKRPHHMREHIAIHHTGDELYGCKYCSERFNTRNKQLSHRKTAHPEEFAEELRKRTLKE